The nucleotide window GTGTATGTCGGTGCGCTGACGATGATATTCTTCGCTTGCGGAACTCCTAAGTCCTGAACGAGTAATCTGAAGAAAAagtatcaaatatatttttactttgtACAATATTGTGTACAAGTTTAACTAAAatcaagaataaaaattgaaaaatagcaGAACAGTGAGCGTTCAAAGGGGATGTTTAGTTTTTcacctaaaatttttgcagttttttgtTCATAACATGAAAGCGCTCGAAtatttttggataattttaGTTCAACTAATGAAGATGTTTGTTGTACACGTTCCTGCCATATTTCATAACGATTGCTCATCTAGGATGTGCAGGGACACTTCCGGAAACTGAGAAAACgtggtttcgagaaaaacgtgTTGAAAGTTAATCTGCAGTTTATTTTCGAACCCCAGTCATGCGTTtggaggtaaaaaaataaaatcatgagTTATAGagttaatttcaatgaaaaaaatctaatttttcttgaaactataaataataaagccctcaaACTCAGATTCTctaagtgttttcattttctttcaaaaaaactCCTAATAATAGGTATGAGTTTAGACCGTGCAAGCTGTAACCCCCCCTCCCTCTAAGACGTCATCGCCCAAGTCTTTGAGCCAATCTTGCCTCTTTTAATGCAGTGGAATGTATGGCGGCAGCTTTTTTCACGCGTACCGTATCCCTTTTGTCTGCCATTATTTTTGCTTGGATTCCAATTGTGAAATTTGCTGAGCGTATACTTAAGCATTGGCTCTTTCCgataaaaagaatcgaaaactttttttattctggCCCAACAAAGTAGAAGCCTCCCTTGaggaagaagaacaagaagtgCTGACTGAAGATGTTAATTCAACGCAAAAAGAGTTTCAAGTTCGTACCGTTAACGTAACGAgacattgaaataaaattcagtattTTGCAACTTTCATGTGAGTTTGAAGATATTCAGTTTGCAAAATATGCAGCGTCGGATTAACGCCTAGGTCGACTAGGCCCAGGCCTTGGGCGGCAGATTTTTCATGGTGGCAAATTTTTAGAAGCAGCActgccgttttttttctttttttcttgttaagATTACATTATTACAGTTTTTGCCGTCAGATCGTGTTCCAATCATATTCGGATGAAATGATAATTAGTGGATACAttgtattttttgcaattGAAAAAGATCTTACAACTTCTACGTATTACACAGAGTTAATTGAGAGATTTGTTGCTCAAAAGAGTGGACGTAGaccgatgtaaaaaaaaaaaactgagttACCCAAAACGTCATGGCATCGACTTATTGAACTAtgcattttctttcatttaaataataagATATCGGAAAAAATACGTATCGGGGCGGCAGATAATTTTAGGGTCTGGGGGCGGCAGGTTCATTAATTCGGCACTGAAAATATGATCACGTTATGCCTTATTACGGCTTGTTAAACTATACGCAAACCTGAAGTTGCGaaataacattttcaaataaaaataaataaaaaagtatcgCGTTATATTAAGAGGATGCTGTAGTGAGTTTTTATAGACCGTGTGAAATATCACTTATTTCGACTATACCGACGCTTACGCATCACTAACGCAAAAAAGCTCCAACTGATAGTGCCGTTCTACATACTATGTCAATTACGAATAtctgaaaaaagttttgatttACGTAACAATAATGCTAGGGAATGTATTCCTGTAATTCAATTACCATTTAATGCAGGTATACATTTCCTGGCGTTATTCTCGCATATAATCAAATTATTTTGGGTGTTCCTGTTTGGCATTGCATGTAGAATGGCCCTACCGTGGCTCTTCGccaattttgtgaaaaaagtgGGTAGATGCACCAGTTGTGGACGATTAAATAGAATTctttatttgttaatttggCTCGTATGTTACTCATTCTTACTAATCTTATCAATTACTTAACTCATTATCAAAATCTGACTTCGAGCAAGTTTTGgaacaaaagtttttcattACTCGGTACACTTTCTAGATTGAAAATTAGTATTCAAGTGGATCAAAACACCTCTGTACCGTTTGGGGCTATATCCCCAGTTTATATGTAATGAACATATATAGCTACAATCGAATAATTAAACTATGACCACAACTGGTACCTAGGTGACCAAAACCGATTACGTCTACTACATGAAATACGAATTAATAAATGATTGAAAGAAAACCGAAAATTTAAGACGGATTCTGATCGATGCGGGTGAAAAAACAACGTCGACCGAGTACACAAAGCACTTGACCGAGGTGCTTAGAAGCGAAAATGCAACATTGGAACACCTTTTGTTAACCCACTGGCACCATGATCACATCGGCGGTGTGTCGGCGGTGAAAGCGTTGGTGGAATCCACAGTAACCGAACCGAACAAGTCGAAAAAttgggaaatttcaaaaagtgacCGACTCAGGGTGTCGAAGTTACCCAGGGCGCCAGATGACTTTCAAAATATCAGCGACGACGAACGTTCATTGAAATGGGAGGCCATGGAGAACGGGCAATCTTTTCGGACGGAAGGGGCAACTCTGACAGTTAAATGGACTCCAGGTCACACGACGGATCATGCATGCCTGAAACTCGAAGAAGAGAACGCGATTTTCAGTGGCGACTGCATTCTGGGTGAGGGAACGGCCGTCTTCGAGGACCTCTACGACTATATGGCTTCACTATCAGAGATCCTCGATATTTCTCCAAAACTCATTTATCCAGGACACGGACCGGTCATTGAGGATCCTGTGCCTCGAATAAAGTTCTATATCGCTCATAGGCACCAGAGGGAAAAACAAATCCTTGATGTCCTCTACAAGCACGCCACCGAGACACCGATGTCGGAAATTGACATAGTTCGACGTGTTTACAAAGTAGGTATCATGATTATCGTATTACTGATAATGTTTCGCATTATCGAGGGCTTGGCCATTCGGGAATTCGAGCGTTCATATGACTTCAAGTCTTAATTGTGAATTCCAAAGGCTTGATGAAGTCGAAAGATTGCAGAAAGCTTTCATTAAATGTCAAGTAACTTTAAGAAATCGAAAGActtgaattgaattaaaatagttcaacagacctcaattgaattgaaaatgacATCACAAGACGTCCATTGATTTGAACGAATTCATAGAACTGCAATTGAATCGGCAAGACttcaattgaattgaaattatttcaaccaCTTCGTGATACCAAGGCTTCGGTCGAGTTCACATGACCTTAAATGACTTCACGTGACCTCAAAAATGGTTAAACTCTTCGTTACTGTGAATCTAaggttttttgatttttttttttttttactttatgtAGCTACAAAACACAATTCATGTTTGCAGGACACCCCTGAGAACCTCTGGATTGCAGCTGCTGAGAACGTTAACCATCATCTGAAGAAGCTTCTGAAAGAACGGAAGGTCCGCGGGGATACGGGAGCCTGGCTCAAATGCGTTTGAATGTATGCAGCAATAAAAATGTACTGTTGATTTACAAACTAGTACTGTAAAGCGATATTGTAATATGTCATCACAAGCAATCTAACGCAAAAACAGAGCTCAAAATGTACATAATGTGATATGATACACAAAATATTCACTTACTTCAGAATCCAtaagcttttttttcataccttaAATTCTGCCAAAATACACAGATTTAACCTTCGTCTTCACagagagggaaagagggataaagagaAAGGAAGTAATAAACTGATATTGTCTTAAATAATTGAGGTGGTAAGTTGAATGCATAACGTTTGCGTGAGTTGATTGGCAAATCTGTTTCAGAACCGTTATGCGTATGTCACAATGAAGTTTGGAaggtggtgaaaattttgggTAGGAAATTATCGTTGTGAACCATTTCGTATCAGAAATTTAGTTATGCgtcatttatataatatatatctgaTTAGTTTTGTGTATTACAACAAATTGACATGATAATTATATGCTTGTATGAcagatataaaatatatatatattttttttataaacgtTACCTCAAGATCATTAATAGATATAtagttgtgtgtgtgtgtgtgtgtgtgtgtatacacacatatgtacacacacacacacacacacacacccacgctcatgtacgtatatatatatatatatattttagaCATATGAGTACATGTGTACGCGTATATCATCGTGCGTGTATAAAATCTGTTTCCTACTGTATAGgagtgtacatatatacgtatatatgtatacacaaatgcatatatatatcctAATTCTGGCGAGTATTCGGATTCTTGATCATTGGCATGAAACTTCTTATTGATCAAACTAAGGACCGTGAGGAAGGGGTATTTGGTTTTCCATTATTACGTTAGATTTTTTGCTACGTTTAGTTATGCTATGCGATTCACAATAAGCTCATTTCaaccaaatttcaattaagCATATCGGTCACGTACTCTTTACGTCTTTTGAATGAGCGTGAGCAATACATCGTACCTGTTCAATGTGTGTGTATTTGATTGATATTGCAGTATTTATATACGCTTTCATATGTGTATGATTAGTggtcatcatttttttttgtttctcatttttaatCGGCAAACTTTTCCACCTCATCAATAGCTATTGTTGTACTCCTAAAGTTAATTTTGTTACCACACATAATACTagatatgtgtgtatgtgtatatatacatgtacaatcTCTTTGTCGCACTATtcattgaatatattttcttgcctccttttttttactccgtatatataataacattAACAAACTCAcataattttctcatatcGTCACTAATCAACAACAcaatcatattattattatcattattattattattactgaacAATTAAACTATAAAACTTATAACACTTACATAACACAAGAGGTGTATATAAAGATGTACAATAACAAAAATGATCCATTATATTAAATGAAATCAAGTCAAGAGCAAATTATTACAAACAATTCAtagaattataattttgttttacgTACAATTGGCAAAAGAACGACATCTTgcaatattcaaattcatccaTAGGACCACAACCGGTAATTCTATTCCAAAATTACGACCACgctgattaaaatttttcgatttttttttatccgtttTAATTGCAAAGCTAGGTCAAcaaagttgttgaaaaatgatattaataataaacaaaattggcgtcatttcatcgaaattatttacaatttaaatcttgttcaatattttacttacaattatatatcTATTCATTGtattttcgtttatttgaggaaaaaaacataataataatcataaatttttcattttacaaacCTGTAAAAATGAAGACACTGAACTTATAAATAATCGTAGACCCTGTTTCTTGTTTATAACTAGATTGGATGTCAAAGTATTATTTACCAAGTTTCTCCCCAATCCacacaaaaaatttcgatttttatacTAGATACTGTGAAGattgaaagttgttttttctAGTGCGGTTAAATTGGGTAATGGTAAGATAAAGTGATTCAGAATCATCGCGAATGCACGAAATTAGAAAATGCAGAAAAAGAGTGaatcattttaaaaacaaGGCGTcttgttatatatttattttgttgtgtggataaatataaaaacgaattaaaaagaaataatgacaaaaaaaaaacatttttagaATAGAATTACGCCATATTCGGATCGCGTATGCATGAAGTTTTGTTGTTATCAccattgttgttgttgttattgttattattattattattattgttattattattattgttattattattattatctgcCCGATTATGGTTTTGACATAAAACATATAGGTAGGATATATAAACGTGTGAAATCTCTTAGCAGAAGAGAAGGACGCAGCCCTGGCACTGAGGAAATACACAAATTACGatatgaaaatacaaataaaaatagtaaaaatcaTTACTACGAGTTAAAACGAACTATGTTCATGCAGGGTGTCTGCTAATCTTAGAACCCCAAATTCCCTGAGGTTTCGAGATTTTTCCAGGCAAGTTTTCAATTCTTACAGATATATCGGAGAGATGATTTTCCATTTGTGGCACCCTTTGCGGACGGAGCCGTGCACAGTAGGTCTCGCTACTGTAAACAGAATCGGGCGGCTGTTCGCGATCTCACGTCCGTAAAGGGTTAAACAATGTTACTcagtatgaatatatatatatatatatatatattagggtggtccttatttggggTGCTGATGAATTTCGACAAGTGCGCCCCCTAGACACGttcgaaataaatgaaaaaaaaatgtgtgcgaAAACGGAGCGCTGTAGTCCAATTAGAAGACGTGCCTCTAagctcgttttgtttttcatttgaataacatggGATTTTTAGACTACTTCAATCattatgttttaaaaaattcttttttcacataaatctGTTGTTCATGGGTACAACTacgcgtatatttttccacaagTCGTTATCACAACCTTTACGCCCCCCCATCCCCCTGATATTATACACGACGGCAAATTGATCAACGTGAGAATACCTCTTTTTAGCCGCTTGGTGCTTGACAGTATTTCACCAATTAAAAGGCAGTCTTATCTACGTCATAAGtttgtaaacaaaaataattgtacatgtgggaaaaaatatgtatttcaaTTAGTGTATTTCAAAACACATCGTTTATACTTCatacttttttaaaaagtaataattaaaattaaaatgttttgaTCGCCGTCTGTTTTTTTGGATCGGAAAAGATTTTACGATATTCCGAGATCCATGAACAACagatttatgtgaaaaaagaattttttgcgTTCATGGGGACAACTCAAAAACATAATGACTGAAGTAGTCTGAAAATCccatgttattcaaatgaaaaacaaaacgagctTATAGGCACGTCTTCTAATTGGACTACAGCGCTCCGTTTtcgcacacattttttttaatttatttcaaacgtgtCTAGGGGGCGCACTTGTCggaattcgtcaacaccccaaataaggaccaccctaatatatatatatatatttttgcatGCATGCGATggctaaattttttcatacttcgATCTATAAAAAAGATAGTATCTATTTGTAAGCTTCGTATTTATAAGTTGATtgaattattagaaaaataaaaatttctattcgtcaaaaaattcCCTGAGATTCCAGGATATTccaggagaaaaaaaaatccctaaGAATTAAAGAAGTTCCAGAATTTTCCAGGTAGTAGACACCCTATCATGATATATTATAATagtaacaaaatttaattgtCGCGCCCGTTGCGCCCGTCTCACTTAACAATAATAGGTTTCTGTCCTTCATCGTCAATTGAATTTAACAGGGGAGATAGGATTTGTTcccgtgtgtgtgtgtgtgtgtgtgtgtgtgtgtgtgtgtgtgtgtgtgtgtgtgtgtgtgtgtgtgtgtgtgtgtgtgtgtgtatttatgggctattccgcgtcaaccggatcagtcatctctcagatatttttttaatttggcaggtggattgtgtagggggagttagatttttgtgccaaagcgcgaatctcataatgcaacattcgatttttttattaacaataacaaattagactcccatttttttcaaaaattcataactttggcaaaaaattagatacgatatagtttttttcttcaaattacgcggaaagctccatagaatttaaaaaaaaaatacgaaatggtaaaaaaaagttgttatcaattgtttatttaacaattaattttttaaagatttttaaaacagtgactgacacgatcaaaaaattttttttaaattctgacatgttccttgaactgtactacaacttgtgaattaattccagaggagtgttttttttcgttttcgagtaaaaaatcattaaaggtgtcgatgcgcatgatgtctttacgtaatggcgggcggccggttgccgtccaccgctaccccgcggtggcgtcgcCGCGTTATTTtggagtcattttcacgatgtaggacatgattgaagaatctaaaaaaaatacagtaccttcacaaggcctgctcaaagctataaatgaagtttcaagaatgtgtttttgttttaaaataagtagcaagttatgtaattattatcatttatgtgcactctcatggtgtgtaaccgttattttgaatctctgtaatgaaaaaacggtgaaaaacacattcctgaaacttcacttatcgctttgagcaggccttgtgaaggtacagtatttttttcagattcttcaatgatgtcctacatcgtgaaaatgactaaaa belongs to Neodiprion lecontei isolate iyNeoLeco1 chromosome 5, iyNeoLeco1.1, whole genome shotgun sequence and includes:
- the LOC107223603 gene encoding endoribonuclease LACTB2, whose product is MTSLTAIPTVSRISSRVIRILGCNPGPMTLQGTNTYLVGTGPRRILIDAGEKTTSTEYTKHLTEVLRSENATLEHLLLTHWHHDHIGGVSAVKALVESTVTEPNKSKNWEISKSDRLRVSKLPRAPDDFQNISDDERSLKWEAMENGQSFRTEGATLTVKWTPGHTTDHACLKLEEENAIFSGDCILGEGTAVFEDLYDYMASLSEILDISPKLIYPGHGPVIEDPVPRIKFYIAHRHQREKQILDVLYKHATETPMSEIDIVRRVYKDTPENLWIAAAENVNHHLKKLLKERKVRGDTGAWLKCV